From a single Stackebrandtia endophytica genomic region:
- a CDS encoding MFS transporter, protein MSTHAVTESNPHEPTSFTRVAMLGMCMSFVAIGALQALYGPAVPSMQGRYDISSGQVGLALSIHFVGALLGVLCTPRLRPIGNRRFLVISLVTIVIGCLGFASAPSWTLALIAAFVAGVGFGWIDVGVNELFLEYYGTNATGKLNLLHGNFGAGAVLAPLLVGALPGGWYFLAFVVCGFMSLVVLATVKGVSGGPPKVSTAAVRWAAIGRMTALFMIFFVLHVGVESGVGGWETSHLVSLGWAAGPAAMATSVFWLAMTGVRFAISPIARFFSTQRILLTSLVVMVVGLLVAHWAPAAPLGYLLAGLGVGPLFPTGLVWLTEKLPGVPGVTSYVIAVSMIGGVLPSAVGASVEQWGPGAIPTALTVMAVGCLAVAVVIKVLPALKTPQAPATETAGVAEQTSS, encoded by the coding sequence ATGAGCACCCACGCCGTCACCGAATCAAACCCGCACGAGCCCACCAGTTTCACTCGGGTGGCGATGCTCGGCATGTGCATGTCCTTTGTGGCAATCGGTGCGCTGCAGGCACTGTACGGTCCGGCGGTCCCGTCGATGCAGGGCCGATACGACATCTCTTCGGGCCAGGTCGGTCTGGCTCTGTCCATCCATTTCGTCGGCGCATTGCTGGGCGTGTTGTGCACTCCCCGACTGCGCCCCATCGGCAATCGCCGGTTTCTGGTGATTTCGCTGGTGACGATCGTCATCGGCTGTCTCGGTTTCGCCTCCGCCCCATCCTGGACACTGGCACTGATCGCGGCCTTCGTCGCCGGTGTCGGATTCGGCTGGATCGACGTGGGCGTCAACGAATTGTTCCTCGAGTACTACGGCACCAATGCCACCGGCAAACTGAACCTTCTGCACGGCAACTTCGGCGCCGGAGCGGTCCTGGCGCCACTGCTGGTGGGTGCGCTGCCGGGCGGCTGGTACTTCCTGGCGTTCGTGGTGTGTGGATTCATGTCCCTGGTCGTGCTGGCCACCGTCAAGGGCGTCAGCGGCGGTCCCCCGAAGGTCTCCACCGCCGCCGTCCGCTGGGCCGCGATCGGACGTATGACCGCGCTCTTCATGATCTTCTTCGTGCTGCACGTCGGTGTCGAGTCCGGTGTCGGTGGCTGGGAGACCTCCCACCTGGTCAGCCTCGGATGGGCGGCGGGGCCGGCGGCGATGGCCACCTCGGTGTTCTGGCTGGCCATGACCGGAGTCCGGTTCGCCATCAGCCCCATCGCGCGATTCTTCAGCACCCAACGCATCCTGCTGACCAGCCTTGTCGTCATGGTCGTGGGACTGCTGGTGGCGCACTGGGCTCCGGCGGCGCCGCTGGGTTACCTGCTGGCCGGATTGGGTGTCGGGCCACTGTTCCCCACCGGGCTGGTGTGGCTGACCGAGAAACTGCCCGGTGTTCCCGGCGTCACCTCCTACGTCATAGCGGTGTCCATGATCGGCGGGGTCCTGCCCAGCGCCGTCGGCGCCTCGGTCGAACAGTGGGGGCCGGGCGCGATCCCGACCGCCTTGACGGTGATGGCCGTCGGCTGTCTAGCCGTCGCGGTGGTCATCAAAGTCCTGCCGGCCCTGAAGACACCACAGGCACCGGCGACCGAGACCGCCGGGGTCGCCGAACAAACTTCATCCTGA
- a CDS encoding HAD family hydrolase, whose product MDWIVFDYAGVISHAPPDDAGTSLVTVVGVESAAFWPAYWRRRADYDRGAVAATAYWRDVFAQLGRPFSEELVGHLVALDLGAWQEINLETLDIVDTLATRGINLAMLSNMVPEMARWTERQDWADRFRHRLLSGDLGMVKPDADIYHRTCEVLKARPGDILFIDDRADNIVAAEAVGMAGLLFTDAATLRDDLTRLLPADTEAVAR is encoded by the coding sequence ATGGACTGGATCGTCTTCGATTACGCCGGGGTCATCAGTCATGCCCCACCCGATGACGCCGGTACTTCGCTGGTAACCGTCGTCGGCGTCGAGTCCGCCGCCTTCTGGCCCGCCTACTGGAGGCGTCGCGCCGACTACGACCGAGGCGCGGTGGCGGCCACCGCCTACTGGCGTGACGTGTTCGCTCAGCTCGGGCGACCGTTCAGTGAAGAGCTGGTCGGTCACCTCGTCGCCCTCGACCTGGGTGCATGGCAGGAGATCAACCTGGAGACCCTCGACATCGTGGACACCCTGGCGACCCGGGGGATCAACCTGGCCATGCTGTCCAACATGGTTCCCGAAATGGCGCGCTGGACCGAGCGCCAGGACTGGGCCGACCGATTTCGGCACCGGTTGCTCAGTGGCGACCTGGGCATGGTCAAACCCGATGCCGACATCTACCACCGAACCTGTGAGGTACTTAAAGCGCGACCCGGCGACATCCTGTTCATCGACGACCGCGCGGACAACATCGTCGCCGCCGAAGCCGTCGGTATGGCCGGGCTGCTGTTCACCGACGCCGCGACACTGCGCGACGACCTGACGCGACTGTTGCCCGCCGACACCGAGGCGGTGGCCCGATGA
- a CDS encoding GNAT family N-acetyltransferase, producing the protein MIEISLDDGIDPLAEPDWRDLIDRAGTVFHRKEFLAAWWRDHSRKDESASIYTLRIIDGDELVGGCVLTCQGDYVSFAGGSDVTDYMGPISLPDREDAVAAAVYDTLVNRLAWRQATLAGLDSTNAATESFVRAVTTADATAQTAVYDSAPRITEAPGGFIAHLNAKRRAEVRRKRERLVEMVGELSLVDSDATTLPEFVDRLLTWKSKASSETEEFVIKYGDFVRDMTRTLAETAAAGIVELRGGDGQSLASAITLTHGHIRYLYNMSFDAQLVASLEKRVSPGAVLVAELAEAAIDSGRSFDFLRGAQDYKLRLGGVPQDLKIVTLRR; encoded by the coding sequence ATGATCGAGATCTCGCTGGACGACGGAATCGACCCATTGGCTGAACCCGATTGGCGTGATCTGATCGACCGTGCCGGCACCGTCTTTCATCGTAAAGAGTTCCTTGCCGCCTGGTGGCGTGACCACAGTAGAAAAGACGAGTCGGCGAGCATTTACACGCTCCGGATCATTGATGGCGACGAGCTCGTCGGCGGATGTGTTCTCACCTGTCAGGGAGACTATGTTTCGTTCGCCGGTGGCTCTGATGTAACCGACTACATGGGACCGATCTCGCTGCCGGACCGGGAGGATGCGGTAGCTGCGGCCGTATACGACACATTGGTGAACCGGTTGGCCTGGCGGCAGGCGACACTGGCCGGTTTGGACTCCACCAACGCGGCCACCGAGTCTTTCGTGAGGGCGGTGACGACCGCCGATGCCACCGCACAGACAGCCGTATACGACAGTGCCCCACGGATTACTGAAGCACCGGGTGGGTTCATCGCCCACCTCAACGCCAAGCGCCGCGCTGAAGTGCGTCGAAAGCGAGAACGACTGGTGGAGATGGTCGGCGAACTCAGCTTGGTCGACAGCGATGCGACCACGTTGCCGGAGTTCGTCGATCGACTGCTCACGTGGAAGTCGAAGGCGTCAAGCGAGACCGAAGAGTTCGTCATCAAGTACGGTGACTTCGTTCGGGATATGACCCGGACGTTGGCCGAGACCGCCGCCGCCGGCATTGTGGAGTTGCGCGGCGGTGATGGTCAGAGCCTCGCCTCGGCGATCACTCTGACTCATGGTCACATCCGGTATCTGTACAACATGTCGTTCGATGCACAGCTGGTGGCGTCATTGGAGAAACGGGTGTCACCGGGTGCGGTCCTAGTCGCCGAGCTGGCAGAAGCCGCCATAGACAGTGGCCGGTCATTCGACTTCCTTCGCGGCGCACAAGATTACAAGCTTCGGTTGGGTGGCGTCCCCCAGGATCTCAAGATTGTCACCCTTCGCCGTTAG
- a CDS encoding MFS transporter yields MGAGTGFQRHGGDPVSTRGSPLRALIRLLSHDRELRTFGLLFVLAGVAASAAIPLVPLYMTTVLNASLSQVGAISIGALVGAVVGLPLGRLSDRIRSRSNLMAVLAMWMTAGWLLMPLMPNFWAAAVVYAVGVPFIGPINAQIFAGLSQALERREEASPATITTTLRGGYSFGYVIGPLMGTAMAAMISLAAAFVVAAVAYAALAALGWSARIENGSRGGRDKPPAKRHLAAFGPLTLFCAGVCLIVMGDMFRAIYLPIYVVDILDHGETVFGLLIASAAFAEILVFPLVGAAADRYGIRRVILAGLVLAVLGYAILATSSQLWQVWTFHLIQVVVLAITVGLGITFAQQLAPGQAGLASSAFFSAQSAAVPLAGIIGAATVTGLGLPGLYWIPAGLCLVCLVAFALLSGRVRSIEARGAGKQHEVA; encoded by the coding sequence ATGGGGGCCGGAACCGGATTCCAGCGCCACGGCGGCGATCCGGTGTCGACCCGAGGGAGTCCGTTGCGCGCACTCATCCGGCTGTTGTCACATGATCGTGAACTTCGGACCTTCGGGCTGTTGTTCGTTCTGGCGGGAGTAGCCGCATCGGCGGCCATTCCACTGGTGCCGCTGTACATGACCACGGTGTTGAACGCCAGCCTCTCCCAGGTCGGGGCCATCTCGATCGGAGCGTTGGTCGGCGCGGTGGTCGGGCTACCGCTCGGCCGCCTGTCGGACCGCATCCGGTCGCGGTCGAACCTGATGGCGGTCCTGGCCATGTGGATGACGGCGGGTTGGCTGCTGATGCCCCTGATGCCGAACTTCTGGGCGGCGGCGGTCGTCTACGCCGTCGGTGTCCCGTTCATCGGTCCGATCAACGCGCAGATCTTCGCCGGACTGTCCCAGGCCCTGGAACGCCGAGAGGAGGCCAGCCCGGCCACCATCACCACGACCCTCCGAGGCGGCTACTCCTTCGGGTATGTCATCGGTCCCCTGATGGGCACCGCGATGGCCGCGATGATCAGTCTGGCGGCCGCCTTCGTCGTCGCGGCGGTCGCCTATGCCGCTCTGGCCGCGCTCGGGTGGAGCGCTCGCATCGAGAATGGTTCACGGGGTGGTCGGGATAAACCACCGGCGAAGCGTCACCTAGCCGCCTTCGGGCCCCTCACACTGTTTTGCGCGGGGGTGTGTCTGATCGTCATGGGTGACATGTTCCGGGCCATCTATCTGCCCATCTATGTCGTGGACATCCTCGATCACGGTGAAACCGTGTTCGGATTGTTGATCGCCAGTGCAGCGTTCGCGGAGATTCTGGTGTTTCCGCTCGTGGGTGCCGCCGCCGACCGCTACGGGATCCGCCGGGTCATCCTGGCGGGACTCGTATTGGCGGTCCTGGGTTACGCCATCCTCGCGACCAGTTCCCAGCTGTGGCAGGTGTGGACCTTCCACCTGATTCAGGTGGTCGTCCTGGCGATCACCGTTGGGCTGGGCATCACATTCGCGCAGCAGTTGGCGCCGGGGCAGGCCGGTCTGGCCTCCTCAGCGTTCTTCAGCGCCCAGTCGGCGGCCGTGCCGCTGGCCGGAATCATCGGCGCGGCGACGGTGACCGGACTGGGGCTCCCCGGCTTGTACTGGATTCCAGCGGGCCTCTGCCTCGTCTGCCTGGTCGCGTTCGCCTTGCTGTCGGGGCGCGTGCGATCAATCGAGGCTCGGGGGGCGGGCAAACAGCACGAGGTGGCCTGA
- a CDS encoding SulP family inorganic anion transporter, protein MRRLIAVLPRWTDLAMMRQRPGANLLAGATVAIVALPLALGFGVASGLGAAAGLVTAVVAGVLAALFGGSNLQVSGPTGAMTVVIVPIVAGHGPGAVLTVGLLAGLILLGLSFVGAGRFVKFIPITVIEGFTAGIAAVILLQQIPAALGVEAVAENVAVLAWQAVGTFLSNPHWAEPLLAVAVIVVMLAGARWRPGLPFSLLAVAGATAVTVGFGIGVETIGALPATIPAPSLSFLDISAIPTLAGAAIAVAALAALESLLSATVADGMTTGQRHDPDRELFGQGIANVVAPMFGGVAATAAIARTAVNVRSGATTRLAAISHAVILGLVMLAAAPLVAHIPLAALAGVLIATAIRMVEIRALATLGRSTRSDGVVMVSTAIATVALDLIAAVLIGLIIAGALALRRVSLSASLDRVPLDGDHDAREGALLAEHIVAYRLDGPLFFAATHRFLSGLDEVADVRFVILRMSRVTTVDASGALVLREAIEALEARGIVVMLSGVKGEHRKVLGALGVLDRLTELNRVFPDTTHAIAEARSLLPHRT, encoded by the coding sequence ATGCGACGACTGATCGCCGTCCTGCCCAGGTGGACGGATCTCGCGATGATGCGGCAGCGCCCCGGAGCCAACCTGTTGGCCGGAGCGACCGTCGCGATCGTCGCCCTGCCGTTGGCGCTGGGATTCGGAGTGGCCTCGGGATTGGGCGCGGCAGCCGGATTGGTCACCGCCGTCGTGGCGGGGGTGTTGGCCGCGCTGTTCGGAGGATCGAACCTTCAGGTGTCCGGCCCCACCGGCGCGATGACAGTCGTGATCGTGCCCATCGTGGCCGGTCACGGTCCCGGTGCCGTACTCACCGTCGGGTTGCTCGCGGGATTGATCCTGCTCGGACTGTCGTTCGTCGGGGCCGGTCGTTTCGTCAAGTTCATACCGATCACGGTCATCGAAGGCTTCACTGCGGGCATCGCCGCGGTGATTCTGCTGCAACAGATACCGGCGGCCCTGGGGGTTGAGGCGGTGGCGGAGAACGTCGCGGTGCTCGCCTGGCAGGCGGTCGGCACATTCCTGTCCAACCCCCATTGGGCCGAACCACTGCTGGCCGTCGCGGTCATCGTGGTGATGCTCGCAGGCGCCCGGTGGCGGCCCGGACTGCCCTTCTCGCTGCTGGCGGTGGCCGGGGCCACCGCCGTCACGGTCGGGTTCGGCATCGGGGTCGAGACGATCGGGGCGCTGCCGGCGACGATCCCGGCACCGAGTCTGTCCTTCCTGGATATTTCGGCGATCCCCACCTTGGCGGGCGCCGCGATCGCGGTCGCGGCACTGGCGGCGTTGGAGAGCCTCCTGTCAGCCACCGTCGCCGATGGGATGACCACCGGTCAACGGCACGACCCCGATCGAGAACTGTTCGGTCAGGGCATCGCCAACGTCGTCGCGCCGATGTTCGGTGGAGTGGCCGCCACGGCGGCGATCGCTCGCACCGCCGTCAACGTTCGTTCCGGTGCCACCACGCGATTGGCGGCGATCTCCCACGCCGTGATCCTGGGACTGGTCATGCTGGCCGCCGCACCGTTGGTCGCTCACATTCCGTTGGCCGCGCTGGCCGGGGTGCTGATAGCCACCGCGATCCGGATGGTGGAGATTCGTGCATTGGCCACCCTGGGGCGCTCGACCCGCTCCGACGGCGTCGTGATGGTGTCGACTGCCATCGCCACCGTGGCGCTGGACCTGATCGCCGCCGTCCTCATCGGGTTGATCATCGCCGGAGCGCTGGCGCTGCGCCGGGTCTCGTTGAGCGCCTCCTTGGACCGGGTGCCGCTCGACGGTGACCACGATGCGCGGGAGGGGGCGCTGCTGGCTGAACACATCGTCGCCTATCGGCTCGATGGTCCGCTGTTCTTCGCTGCCACTCACCGATTCCTGTCGGGGCTCGACGAGGTGGCCGACGTCCGATTCGTGATCCTGCGCATGTCCAGGGTCACCACTGTGGACGCATCCGGCGCGCTGGTACTGCGGGAGGCGATCGAGGCGTTGGAGGCCAGGGGGATCGTGGTGATGCTCTCGGGCGTCAAGGGGGAGCACCGCAAGGTCTTGGGGGCATTGGGAGTGCTCGACCGGCTGACGGAGTTGAATCGGGTCTTCCCCGATACCACTCATGCCATCGCCGAGGCTCGTTCACTCCTGCCGCACCGTACGTGA
- a CDS encoding carboxymuconolactone decarboxylase family protein, translating into MSMRLDPTQVETLPKLWKAFSSAGNLMRTQELVPQSTLELVNLRASQINGCGYCVDMHTIDMAHAGETAQRIAMVAAWREAPYFTDAERAALLLAEEATRIADAATGVSDEVWDEVRRFYDEEQAAILVGQIAMINAWNRFNVTLQSPAGNYTPGQWG; encoded by the coding sequence ATGAGCATGCGTCTTGACCCGACTCAGGTTGAGACCCTTCCGAAACTCTGGAAGGCATTCTCCTCGGCCGGGAACCTGATGCGAACGCAGGAGCTGGTACCTCAATCGACGCTGGAACTGGTGAACCTTCGTGCCAGCCAGATCAATGGCTGCGGGTATTGCGTCGACATGCACACGATCGACATGGCACATGCCGGTGAGACGGCCCAACGGATCGCGATGGTGGCGGCGTGGCGGGAAGCCCCGTACTTCACCGATGCGGAACGGGCGGCCCTTCTGCTGGCCGAGGAGGCGACGCGGATCGCCGACGCGGCCACCGGTGTGTCCGATGAGGTCTGGGACGAGGTTCGCAGGTTCTATGACGAGGAACAGGCGGCCATACTTGTCGGCCAAATCGCCATGATCAATGCCTGGAACCGGTTCAACGTGACTCTGCAATCGCCGGCCGGAAATTACACTCCTGGCCAGTGGGGTTAA
- a CDS encoding ArsR/SmtB family transcription factor, whose product MQVPLYQAKAEFFRMLGHPVRIRVLELLGEGPRQVRDLLADIEIEPSSLSQQLAVLRRAGIVTSHRDGSAVVYTLAGPDVADLMRAARRILTEMLSGRSELAEALRAAEHPATG is encoded by the coding sequence ATGCAGGTACCGCTGTACCAGGCGAAGGCGGAGTTCTTTCGGATGCTCGGCCATCCGGTGCGCATCCGGGTGCTGGAACTGTTGGGCGAAGGGCCCAGGCAGGTTCGCGATCTGTTGGCCGACATCGAGATAGAACCGTCCAGTTTGTCGCAACAGCTGGCGGTGCTGCGACGCGCCGGAATCGTCACCTCACACCGCGACGGATCGGCCGTCGTGTACACCCTGGCCGGCCCCGACGTCGCCGACCTCATGCGTGCCGCACGGCGCATCCTCACCGAGATGTTGTCGGGACGATCCGAACTGGCCGAGGCCCTGCGGGCGGCCGAGCACCCGGCAACCGGGTGA
- a CDS encoding SAM-dependent methyltransferase has product MNGERRGSTWTIDTSKASVARVYDAALGGKDNYEVDRQMLEKLLVHTPDMFDSPRMVKEFGKRVTQGMTRLGIRQILDLGSGIPTTPPSVHDTARAIAPDTRVIYVDNDPVVVSHSRALRDVAPGLVSILADINDVDRIFAHPDVAANLDLGQPVGILLISVLQNTLDDQDAKAIVRSFADRVVPGSYLGLAHVSTRSAPASIDGVRRNAEQAGYPEVLFRDDDSVRSLFEGFELLAPGVVDIKDWRPDDPGVRPVNIKLVGGLGVKPG; this is encoded by the coding sequence ATGAACGGCGAACGACGTGGCTCGACGTGGACGATTGATACGTCGAAGGCGAGCGTTGCCCGTGTGTACGACGCGGCATTGGGTGGCAAGGACAACTATGAGGTCGACCGGCAGATGCTGGAAAAGCTGCTGGTACACACACCGGACATGTTCGACAGTCCTCGAATGGTCAAGGAGTTCGGTAAGCGGGTCACCCAGGGGATGACCCGGTTGGGCATTCGTCAGATCCTGGACTTGGGTAGTGGAATTCCCACGACTCCGCCTAGTGTTCACGACACGGCGCGGGCGATTGCGCCGGACACCCGTGTGATCTATGTGGATAACGATCCGGTGGTCGTGTCGCACAGTCGTGCGTTGCGTGACGTGGCCCCGGGATTGGTGTCCATATTGGCCGATATCAATGACGTGGATCGGATCTTCGCCCATCCCGACGTCGCGGCGAATCTCGACCTCGGTCAGCCGGTGGGAATCCTGTTGATCAGCGTTCTGCAGAACACCTTGGACGACCAGGACGCCAAAGCGATCGTACGCAGCTTCGCGGACCGAGTGGTGCCGGGAAGTTACCTCGGCTTGGCACACGTGTCGACGCGCAGCGCACCCGCTTCCATCGACGGCGTGCGTCGCAACGCGGAGCAGGCCGGGTATCCGGAGGTGCTGTTCCGGGATGACGACTCGGTGCGGTCCCTGTTCGAGGGCTTCGAACTGCTGGCCCCCGGTGTCGTTGACATCAAGGACTGGCGACCCGATGACCCCGGTGTTCGTCCGGTGAACATCAAGTTGGTCGGTGGTCTTGGCGTCAAACCAGGCTGA
- a CDS encoding DeoR/GlpR family DNA-binding transcription regulator, giving the protein MESSNRHFSIIEKLRSVEHVSVAELAVETGCSEMTVRRDLDQLADQGVLRRVRGGAVSLLLRGEAPPFGVRDHEAADIKERIGDKINDLLADGESVILDSGTTALRVARAIRHRRITAIPLDLHSVNVLSDAPDVRLLIPGGQMLSGTLSLAGHLTETSLRALRVDTAVVAVCGLSVEQGLTAYDLAEVPIKQATLAAARRKIAVCDGSKFGRTGLGHVCPITDFDVVVTDASAPVDELEKMRAAGVAVILV; this is encoded by the coding sequence ATGGAGAGTTCGAATAGGCACTTTTCTATCATCGAAAAGTTGCGTTCCGTCGAACACGTCTCGGTCGCCGAACTGGCCGTCGAGACGGGTTGTTCGGAGATGACCGTTCGGCGGGACCTCGACCAGCTGGCCGACCAGGGGGTCCTGCGCCGAGTACGCGGCGGTGCCGTCAGTCTGTTGCTGCGTGGTGAGGCTCCCCCGTTCGGTGTACGCGACCACGAGGCCGCCGACATCAAGGAACGCATCGGCGACAAGATCAACGATCTGCTGGCCGACGGCGAATCGGTGATCCTCGACAGTGGAACCACTGCGCTGCGAGTGGCCCGTGCGATCCGGCATCGCCGCATCACCGCCATCCCACTCGACCTGCACTCGGTCAACGTGCTCAGCGACGCCCCCGATGTTCGGCTGTTGATCCCCGGTGGTCAGATGCTGTCGGGAACCCTGTCGTTGGCCGGCCACCTGACCGAGACCTCGTTGCGGGCGTTGCGCGTGGACACCGCAGTGGTGGCGGTCTGCGGGCTGTCGGTCGAGCAGGGGCTGACCGCGTACGACCTGGCCGAGGTGCCCATCAAGCAGGCCACCCTTGCCGCCGCGCGCCGCAAGATCGCGGTGTGCGACGGATCGAAGTTCGGCCGCACCGGACTGGGCCACGTCTGTCCGATCACCGATTTCGACGTCGTCGTTACCGATGCCTCCGCACCGGTCGACGAGCTGGAGAAGATGCGGGCCGCCGGCGTCGCGGTCATCTTGGTGTGA
- a CDS encoding NAD(P)-binding protein, whose translation MVSEARLAVSGLTEEDWVNTDRSFDFVIVGSGAGGAVLAKRLSARPDVRVLLLEARPHSTRSDAEPSPVGNCGVARPIEPQPQRRPVTKGQRCLRPWRIG comes from the coding sequence ATGGTAAGTGAGGCTCGACTCGCAGTCTCGGGGCTCACTGAGGAGGACTGGGTGAACACGGACAGATCATTCGACTTCGTCATCGTGGGAAGCGGTGCCGGTGGCGCCGTTCTCGCCAAGCGGTTGAGCGCCCGCCCGGATGTTCGGGTGTTGCTACTGGAGGCCAGGCCCCACAGCACACGGTCGGACGCCGAACCGAGTCCGGTTGGCAACTGTGGAGTGGCCAGACCGATTGAGCCGCAACCTCAACGCCGTCCCGTCACCAAGGGACAGCGTTGTCTTCGTCCATGGAGGATCGGGTGA
- the sigJ gene encoding RNA polymerase sigma factor SigJ, translated as MCRSTDEAAVAFEALRPRLLGVAYGLLSSVAEAEDVVQEAWIRLQRTQLDAIEDLTGWLVTTTSRIALDVLRSARARRETYVGPWLPEPVETSPDPADSVGFADSMSWAMLVVLETLAPAERAAFVLHDVFGLSFNEVGSALGRNPAACRKLASRARKHIEDRKPRFDVDPAEHRATVNAFARAAVSGDLSGLLRLLAPDAVLTADGGGVAVAARRPIIGAERIASFLAMTTSGEKGLSTQTTVVNGTPAVLVYEAGKVITVMSLYIHDGLIVTIDAVRNPNKFHGLRHRQITSKTTEGDTT; from the coding sequence ATGTGTCGTTCGACTGATGAAGCCGCGGTGGCATTTGAAGCTCTGCGGCCGCGTCTACTGGGCGTGGCCTACGGTCTGCTCAGCAGCGTCGCCGAGGCCGAAGACGTCGTTCAGGAGGCGTGGATCCGGCTACAACGTACGCAACTCGACGCCATCGAGGATCTCACCGGTTGGCTGGTGACGACAACGTCGCGAATAGCGTTGGACGTGCTTCGGTCGGCCAGGGCGCGTCGCGAGACCTATGTGGGTCCATGGCTGCCCGAACCCGTGGAGACCTCGCCGGATCCCGCCGACTCGGTTGGCTTCGCCGACTCCATGTCCTGGGCGATGTTGGTGGTGCTGGAAACCCTGGCACCGGCGGAACGTGCCGCATTCGTCCTGCACGACGTGTTCGGACTGTCGTTCAACGAGGTTGGTTCAGCGCTGGGGCGTAATCCGGCGGCGTGTCGGAAGCTTGCCTCACGGGCTCGAAAACACATCGAGGACCGCAAGCCGCGATTCGATGTCGATCCGGCGGAACATCGCGCAACGGTGAACGCGTTCGCCAGGGCCGCGGTGTCGGGCGACTTGAGTGGACTGTTGCGACTTCTCGCACCGGATGCGGTGTTGACCGCCGACGGTGGCGGGGTCGCGGTGGCCGCGCGCCGTCCGATCATCGGCGCCGAGCGAATCGCATCCTTCCTGGCCATGACCACCAGCGGCGAGAAGGGTTTGAGCACGCAGACGACGGTGGTCAACGGAACGCCGGCGGTCTTGGTATACGAGGCGGGGAAGGTCATCACCGTGATGTCGCTGTACATCCACGACGGTTTGATCGTGACGATCGATGCCGTTCGCAATCCGAACAAGTTTCACGGATTGCGCCATCGACAGATCACTTCCAAAACAACAGAAGGAGACACCACATGA
- a CDS encoding TetR/AcrR family transcriptional regulator — MTTSKGLRERKKHATRAALRTAALRLALNHGFGNLRVDDIAAAADVSPRTFNNYYSSREHAVVAAVLADRDARIAEAVLARPANIAPSVAVGDAIVSEYAGGHDSDRDAMLMITTNPTLAAAYVRDSATESGRLREAIARRCPEADQRAVRVLVAAIGAAVRVALEDWLSPTPGGLVVPGGDLSALLREVLAPLAPAIDALGGS; from the coding sequence GTGACGACGTCAAAAGGACTGCGGGAACGTAAGAAACACGCCACTCGTGCCGCATTGCGTACGGCCGCGCTGCGTTTGGCCTTGAACCACGGTTTCGGCAACCTCCGTGTCGACGACATCGCCGCCGCCGCCGACGTCTCGCCTCGGACCTTCAACAACTACTACTCCAGCCGGGAACACGCCGTCGTCGCCGCCGTCTTGGCCGACCGGGACGCCCGGATCGCCGAGGCGGTTCTGGCACGGCCCGCCAACATCGCACCGTCGGTGGCGGTCGGCGACGCGATCGTGTCCGAATACGCCGGAGGTCACGATTCTGATCGGGACGCGATGCTCATGATCACGACCAACCCCACGCTGGCCGCCGCCTACGTCCGAGACAGCGCCACCGAATCGGGTCGGCTCCGTGAGGCCATCGCCCGTCGGTGCCCTGAAGCCGATCAGCGGGCCGTGCGGGTCCTGGTCGCCGCCATCGGCGCGGCGGTTCGGGTCGCGCTGGAGGACTGGCTGTCGCCGACCCCCGGTGGGTTGGTCGTTCCCGGCGGTGACCTGTCGGCGCTGTTGCGGGAGGTCCTCGCACCACTCGCACCGGCGATCGACGCCCTCGGCGGGTCGTGA